One region of Candidatus Omnitrophota bacterium genomic DNA includes:
- a CDS encoding OmpH family outer membrane protein, producing the protein MVKSGKKGAIALTALKFICLCFLCSGLVRAEMISTQKVAFVDIEGIYSRFRMKELAEKEMDIRREKYLSDITAMDAKIRQLETSMALEEETPVSVSISTAPDVEISTATVKTDTRGEEIKALREQKELLSVEARESLKNIKSEYMSQIMGRIYDAVAEAAEEGGYDLVIDKNNAVYGIPATDLTETVLEKLK; encoded by the coding sequence TTGGTAAAATCCGGAAAAAAGGGGGCAATCGCTTTGACCGCGCTGAAATTCATCTGTTTGTGCTTTTTGTGCTCAGGGCTCGTCCGCGCGGAGATGATCTCCACGCAGAAGGTGGCTTTCGTTGACATAGAGGGCATTTATTCGCGCTTCCGCATGAAGGAACTGGCGGAAAAAGAAATGGACATCCGCAGGGAAAAATATCTTTCGGACATTACCGCCATGGACGCTAAAATACGCCAGCTTGAGACCAGCATGGCCCTTGAGGAGGAGACGCCGGTGAGCGTTTCCATCTCCACGGCGCCGGATGTGGAGATATCCACCGCAACAGTGAAAACCGACACGCGAGGCGAAGAGATAAAAGCTCTCAGGGAACAAAAGGAACTCCTCTCGGTGGAGGCCAGGGAAAGTTTGAAGAATATCAAAAGCGAATACATGTCGCAGATAATGGGCAGGATCTATGACGCGGTCGCCGAGGCCGCCGAGGAGGGCGGATACGATCTGGTCATTGATAAAAACAACGCCGTTTACGGCATCCCTGCCACGGATCTGACAGAAACAGTTTTAGAAAAATTGAAATGA